One Candidatus Nitronauta litoralis genomic window, TTGATGTGTTCACGAGCTTCGTCCACAAATCGTGCAACAAATTTGCTTCGATCAAATCCCCCTGATTTTTTTTCAGTGGGGGCTTTCTTGGCTGAAACTTCATCGGGTTGAGCGGCGGTTTGTTCCTGGACCTGGGGTTGTGGCTGGGAGGGTACAGGTGGTTCTTCTGGTTTGGGGATTGCCGGAGCCGTGTATTCACCGGAAAGAGCCTGGTCGAGGTTCTCCAGGATGTTATCAATGTCCGTGGTAATGGTTTCACCACGCGCAATCTGGTTTATGAAAACATCCAGCAGGTCAGATGAACTAACAAGTAGGGAGTGGATATCCTCCGTCATGTCGAGTTCCTGTTTTTGAGAACTTCTCAGAATCTCTTCCAACTTCAGGGAAATAGCAGCAACCTGTTGGAACCCCAGGATTTTTGCTGATCCTTTAATGGTATGCGCTGTCCTTACCAGTTCATCATCGACTCTTAAATTTTCAGGGGTTTCCTTGCTGGCATCCAGTCCACGCTTCAGGGTTCCCAGGTGTTCCCGCGCTTCCTGGATGAACCTCGGTATAAATTTGGATTTGTCGAATACCATATTAAAGGATATTTCCTTCAGTTGACCGTCAATTGATTTAACTTGTCCCTGCAGATGCCTGCAATCTGTGACTCTGTGTATTCACTGCGAAAAACCGGTAAACCATGATTTTCAAATCCGGAATTCTCTAATAAATTAAGGGTGACATTGTATTCCCTCCGAGCCGAATCATTATCTCCGGTTTCCCGGTAACTGTCTGCCAGATGATAATGAGCCAACCAACAGGAGGGGGCCAGGTAAATTGCTTTTCTCAGGCGGTGGACCGCCTCGGGGTGATCTGTGTTTTTTTGTGATGCCAGACCCAGCAGGAGATAGGGAGCCGCAAACAGCCCATCTTTTTTAAGAGCCTGTTGGCATACCTGTTCAGTTTCCTGGGCCCTGTTCAGTTGTAACAATATAAGGGCCTTTAAACTATAGGCCGAAAGAAAATCCGGATTCTTAGTGACCAGTTCTTCTACTGTTATTAAAGCTTCTTCCCATTGTTCATCAGTTGTTAAACTCAGGGCTTTAGAAAGAGTTCTTTCTTCGTCGGATAAGTTCGGTTGAATGTTTTTGGTTTGGTTTTTATTCGTTTCTTTTAGCAGCGCCTTTTTATCTGGAAGTCTGGATAGTTTTTGAACAGGAGATCCAGAAAGGAGATCGGACGATTCCGAAGCCTCAGTTTCTTTACAAAAGTAGAATATTTCTTCTTCTCTTTTTAAAGCCAATCGCCCGGTATCATGATGTGAAATTTCGACTGAACCTGTCACCAGATATCCACCAGGTGTTAAAAGTCGGGCGAGGTTTTGATATATCTTTTCCTGGGTTTCATTTTCGTAGTAAATGGAGACATTTCGATAAAAAATCAGGTCGGCACCCCTGGCTTCTTCGGGATACGGCCAGTCTGCAAGATTGTGTTGCACAAAACGGACATTTTCGCGGATAGATGCTTTCAAAACATTTCGATTTCCCGCGAACGGGCTGAAATAATTATTTAAAACTTCGGAGCCCACACCACGGAAAGAATACGCCCCATAAACAGCCATACTGGCCTTGTGCAGAACATCATGATCAATGTCCAGACCGACCACTTCAATCTGATCGGTTATTCCTTCGCCAAATACTTCAACCAATGCCAGGACCAGGGAATAGGGCTCTTCACCACTGGAACAACCGGCACTGACTATTTTGATAGGCTGGCCATAGTAGGCACGGTTCTTTAATAACTCCGGACAAATTACACGGGTAACCAGGCGGTAATGGGGGTTCTCACGGAAGAAATAAGTTTCCTTATTTGTTAAAAGGCTGATCAGGTGGGAAACTTCTTCTGGGTCTTCCTGAAAAAAGAATCGGTATTGTTCAATTCCCTTTGATTCAGTGGCCCGGATACGGGCTTCGACAGCTTCGCCAAGAAACCGGAAGAAATCAGGTTTGAAATTGAGGTGGAACCTTTTTTGGATTCCGTTCTGAAAATGTTTCAGATCCATCCTGTTCGCCTCTGTTTCTTGCCTCATCATTTCAGATAGCATTTAAAGTTTTGCCAAATACTGCCCAATTTCTTCAATGGGCAACACTTTGTCGATGCAACCCGTTTCAATTGCCTGCCGGTTCATTCCATAGACTACACTGCTGGATTCATCTTGCGCGATAGTCTGTCCCCCTTTATCCCGAATGTTTTTCATCCCGGCTACGCCATCCGTTGCCATACCCGTCAAAATAACGCCCACACTTTTCGGGCCATAGTTTTGGGCTACAGAATTCAGGAGGACATCGCAATTAGGAGCATAACGGTCTTTCTCGCTGCGTTCTTCAAACTCAATTACTCCACCCAATCCAACTTTCATATTTTTTTCTGAAGGTGAAATGTAGATTGTATTGGCTGCCAGCCGGGTTCCCTGTTTTCCAAGTTCCAGTTTTTGCGGGCACACCTGATTCAGCCATTCCACCAGACCATCAGTAAAACCGTCCTCAATATGCTGGGCAATGACAATCGGGTGCGGAAAATTTTCTGGGAGGTGAGGGAGCATTTGCGACAAAGCTTTGGGTCCACCAGTGGAACAGGCGATGGCAATGACTTTGGCATCACGATGATTTCCTATCACTTGCGGTTTAACAGTAGTTTTTGGCCGAATGTGCCCGATGACCCGGACTTTTGCCAGCAACCTGATCCTGGACGTCAGTTTTTCACACTTGTCAGGGTCCAGATCGTCCTTTGGGAAAACATCCAATGCTCCCCGCGAACAGGCATCAAAGGCTACTTTGGAATCGTTGTTGCTTGAAATAACCAGGATGGGGCGGGCGCATTGTTGCATGATCTGGTCGATGGCCTCCTGGCCACTCATGACCGGCATCATCAAATCCATGGTAACCAGATCAGGTTTAAGCTCCAGTGTTTTTTCCACACCTTCTTTGCCATTAGAGGCTATTCCGATAACCTCAATATCAGGGTCCGATTCAATCATTTCTTTCAACATCTGCTGAGCCGTCACACTGTCTTCAACAATCAAAACACGGAACAACGCCATAACTGCTACTCACCTGAATTTTGGGGATTTAATATCAGGTTAAGGTAACATATTTTGTTGATTTAAGCTTTATTTTTCAATTGCCTAAAGGGCTTAAGCTGTTCTGAAACGTGGTTTTCCGGGTGTGTTGAGATATGTTAAGGTGTTTCAAAAAGATTAAGGCCCTATGCAGGGTAAAATAAAAACGTTATGTATAACTTTTGAATACATCAAGGGTTCTTCAATAAGAACTGTTAGAAGGAATAAACCATGTCGACAAATCCAAGAAGGAGATTTTCACTGGACAAGGTGGAAATCGATCCCAAATTGTTAAATAGAATCCAGTCAGCCGATGGTGACGAAACTCTCGGCGAATGGGATGGCGAAAATATTGAGGATCTGGTCAAGGAGTTGGAGCGAATCGAAGAAAGAGCCGATCCCAACTACGCCAACCTGCCGCATAATAAAAATATTCCTGAGGATCTGCGTGATCAGGTTGAAAAAGACTTGCCGATCTGGGCATGTGACCGTCAAGGTATGTGTCTGCTGGGAGAACACGCTGACAAGATACGCAGCGTGGATCAAATCCGCAAACGCTACGACAAAAAACACGGTGGGGTGGAAGCGTTTAAAGAAAAATTACGGAAGGAACGGGAAGCCTTTGTTGAAAAATTGAAAAAGGATGCTGCTCCATGAGGGAGCTTTGAATGGTGGTTTAAACCTATCCAACAGGCCAAGGTCTTTTTTATTTGTAAACTTATCCTTAAATAAAATACATAGCGGAAAAGCCCATACAAACAGATACTGTATGAATCCGACCGAATTGGTTCTGCTTATTTATTGCTGGTAGAAAGTCAAATAGAGCCAGATAAAGGAAAGTACCTCCCGAGGCTGCAATAGCCAATTCAAGCAGGTAGGGGTCCACTATTCCAAACATTACATAGGAAACACCTGCTCCCAAAGGTGTGATTAAGGCAAACAGAAAAATAATAAAAAGGATGGTTCTTTTTTTGAATATCCCGGCTTTAATAAACAGGCTGCTCAATATCAAAGCAACCGGGAATTTGTGAATGATGAGGGCAGCTATAACAACGATCCCGATTTCCATCTTCATGGCGGTACCCATGGCCAACCCTTCCACCAGACTGTGAAAAGATAACCCGCCTAGCGTTGATAATCCAATGGTCTGGTAGGAAATCTTTCCCGACTCCAGTGTGTTCCAGGCAAAAGTTTTTTCAAAGAAAAAAGTAATTAAAAACCCCAAGGCCAATGGGTATATCATTTCTATTCCTAAAACTGGATTCACCCTTGGGATGATATGAAATAGAACAGCCCCTAATAAACTCCCCAGACAAAAACTGATAAGGAAAAGGAATTTTCCTGGGCTCCAAAATCGAATTGTGGGAATGTATCCGCCCAGCATTGTAATGAAGAATGTGAAACCCAGGAAAGAATAGGGTGCAGTTGTATCCATTTATTTGGTCTTGATTCCTTTCAATATCTAAAGAGCCCCGGATATCCGAAAAATAGATTTGAAGTCAAGCGATGAATTCCAGGGCCGGAAGGATTATCTCCTTGGAGGAGGATAATTTGTCATTCCCATGTCTTTCCGGCCCCGGAAAATTGAAATAGTCGGTGGTTATTAATTCTGGAGGTAGAAACTATAATTGTGAGTAATTTCAGGATCCTTTTTAATTTGAGTTGCAAAATACCATGGCAAGGTTGTAAATGCAAATGAATTGCAAATAAATTGCGAATAATTTGCGTAAAATTTTGCAAGTATTTTGCAAATAATATAGAATTTTCTAAAAAATTTGTAGTTTACAGATCAGCTACTTTAAATAGATTTTTTGAATGATTTAAAACAACCAATCAAAAAGCA contains:
- a CDS encoding methyltransferase domain-containing protein, with the translated sequence MDLKHFQNGIQKRFHLNFKPDFFRFLGEAVEARIRATESKGIEQYRFFFQEDPEEVSHLISLLTNKETYFFRENPHYRLVTRVICPELLKNRAYYGQPIKIVSAGCSSGEEPYSLVLALVEVFGEGITDQIEVVGLDIDHDVLHKASMAVYGAYSFRGVGSEVLNNYFSPFAGNRNVLKASIRENVRFVQHNLADWPYPEEARGADLIFYRNVSIYYENETQEKIYQNLARLLTPGGYLVTGSVEISHHDTGRLALKREEEIFYFCKETEASESSDLLSGSPVQKLSRLPDKKALLKETNKNQTKNIQPNLSDEERTLSKALSLTTDEQWEEALITVEELVTKNPDFLSAYSLKALILLQLNRAQETEQVCQQALKKDGLFAAPYLLLGLASQKNTDHPEAVHRLRKAIYLAPSCWLAHYHLADSYRETGDNDSARREYNVTLNLLENSGFENHGLPVFRSEYTESQIAGICRDKLNQLTVN
- the cheB gene encoding chemotaxis-specific protein-glutamate methyltransferase CheB — encoded protein: MALFRVLIVEDSVTAQQMLKEMIESDPDIEVIGIASNGKEGVEKTLELKPDLVTMDLMMPVMSGQEAIDQIMQQCARPILVISSNNDSKVAFDACSRGALDVFPKDDLDPDKCEKLTSRIRLLAKVRVIGHIRPKTTVKPQVIGNHRDAKVIAIACSTGGPKALSQMLPHLPENFPHPIVIAQHIEDGFTDGLVEWLNQVCPQKLELGKQGTRLAANTIYISPSEKNMKVGLGGVIEFEERSEKDRYAPNCDVLLNSVAQNYGPKSVGVILTGMATDGVAGMKNIRDKGGQTIAQDESSSVVYGMNRQAIETGCIDKVLPIEEIGQYLAKL
- a CDS encoding ZIP family metal transporter, which gives rise to MIYPLALGFLITFFFEKTFAWNTLESGKISYQTIGLSTLGGLSFHSLVEGLAMGTAMKMEIGIVVIAALIIHKFPVALILSSLFIKAGIFKKRTILFIIFLFALITPLGAGVSYVMFGIVDPYLLELAIAASGGTFLYLALFDFLPAINKQNQFGRIHTVSVCMGFSAMYFI